In the genome of Streptomyces lydicus, the window GGGAACTGGCCGACCTCTTGGACGGTCTGACGGCCGAGCAGTGGGCGGCCCCGACACTGTGCGCGGGGTGGCGGGTGCGCGAGGTCGCGGCCCATATGTCGATGGGGTTCCGCTACTCGCTCCCCAAGGTGGCCGCCGAACTCGTCAGAGCGCGCGGCAGCATCCACCGGATGGCCGACCGGTGCGCCCGCAGGGACGCGGAGGCCGCCACCACGGGTGAACTCGCCGGCTTCCTGCGGGACCACGCACATCACCCCTGGACACCGCCGGTCGGCGGCCTCGCGTCGGCACTGGGGCACGACGTGGTCCACGGCCTGGACATCACCGTCGCCCTCGGCCTCGGCCGCCGCGTCCCCGAAGACCGGGTGCGCCTCCTCCTGGAGAAGGTCACCCTCAGGTCCGCCAGGTTCTTCGGAGCCGACCTCAGCGGTGTCGAGCTCCGCGCCGACGACCTCGACTGGTCCTTCGGCACCGGCACACCGCTGACCGGCGCCGCCCAGGACCTGCTGCTGGTCGCGTTCGGCCGCAGGCTCCCGCCGGGCCGCCTCCACGGGGAGCGGCAGCACCGGTACGTGGCCGGCTGAGCCCCGGCCGGCGGCCCGGCGGCGGGCTCCGGGACCTGCCCTCAGGCCCTGGCCGTCACACGGCAGCCGCCGGCCCCGCACCACCGGCCCCCGGCGCCCGCGCGGCCTGCCGGGATCAGCCCTCCAGCCCGTGGCGCGCCAGCAGCGGCGCGAGGTCCGGGTCCCGGCCGACCACCGCACGGAACGCGCCGAGCGGGTCGACGCTGCCGCCCTTGCCGAGGAGTTCCCTGCGGAAGATCTCACCGCTCTCGCGGATCGTCTTCCCGTTCTCGCGGAACCAGCGCACGGTGTCGGCGT includes:
- a CDS encoding maleylpyruvate isomerase family mycothiol-dependent enzyme; this translates as MSIEAAIAAERRELADLLDGLTAEQWAAPTLCAGWRVREVAAHMSMGFRYSLPKVAAELVRARGSIHRMADRCARRDAEAATTGELAGFLRDHAHHPWTPPVGGLASALGHDVVHGLDITVALGLGRRVPEDRVRLLLEKVTLRSARFFGADLSGVELRADDLDWSFGTGTPLTGAAQDLLLVAFGRRLPPGRLHGERQHRYVAG